In Ischnura elegans chromosome 9, ioIscEleg1.1, whole genome shotgun sequence, the following proteins share a genomic window:
- the LOC124165373 gene encoding DNA translocase FtsK yields the protein MYKSLLLVAVLSVGAALAQYSNTNPRPYGRDAAILSEARYQAGDGAFGAAYLQEDGVEFKEETDADGNRKGSYSYVDPEGNRRTVHYTAGKNGFVASGEHLPRAPPAPLPVAPRPQYQPQPQYQPQQQYQSQPQYAPAPQPQPQYQAAHQYQTQYQPQPQYQPQPQYQPQYNPAPVQTRQYQPQPAPAPLPIEPATTTTPAPHRFFPPGKLNLNRTPGGYSFTFSKD from the exons ATGTACAAGTCT cTTCTCCTCGTGGCGGTTTTGTCCGTAGGCGCCGCTTTGGCGCAGTACAGCAACACCAACCCGCGACCGTACGGGCGCGATGCGGCCATCTTGAGCGAGGCGCGCTACCAGGCCGGAGACGGAGCCTTCGGCGCCGCTTACCTCCAGGAGGACGGCGTCGAATTCAAGGAGGAGACGGACGCTGACGGAAACCGCAAGGGATCCTACAGCTACGTCGACCCCGAAGGAAACCGAAGGACCGTGCACTACACCGCCGGCAAGAACGGTTTCGTCGCCTCTGGCGAACACCTCCCCAGGGCACCTCCCGCACCCTTGCCCGTAGCACCCAGGCCACAGTACCAGCCCCAACCTCAGTACCAGCCCCAGCAGCAGTACCAGTCCCAGCCGCAGTACGCCCCAGCTCCCCAGCCGCAGCCACAGTACCAGGCCGCTCACCAGTACCAGACACAGTACCAGCCCCAACCTCAGTACCAACCCCAACCCCAGTACCAGCCCCAGTACAACCCAGCTCCAGTGCAGACCCGCCAGTACCAGCCACAGCCCGCCCCCGCTCCCCTCCCCATCGAGCCCGCTACCACCACCACCCCAGCACCCCACCGATTCTTCCCCCCCGGCAAGCTCAACCTCAACAGGACACCTGGTGGCTACAGCTTCACCTTCAGCAAGGACTAG